Proteins from a genomic interval of Caulobacter sp. SL161:
- the rutC gene encoding pyrimidine utilization protein C encodes MPKTVITPPGTQTPIAPFSPGTLADGVVYVSGTLAFDKDNNVAFPGDAEAQTRQVLETIKSVIETAGGTMEDVTMNHIFLTDWVHYAPMNKVYAEYFPGDKPARYCIQCGLVKPGFVVEIASVAHVGKK; translated from the coding sequence ATGCCCAAGACCGTCATCACCCCGCCCGGGACCCAGACGCCCATCGCCCCCTTCTCGCCCGGCACGCTGGCCGACGGGGTCGTCTATGTCAGCGGCACCCTGGCCTTCGACAAGGACAACAACGTCGCCTTCCCCGGCGACGCCGAGGCCCAGACCCGCCAGGTGCTGGAGACCATCAAGTCCGTCATCGAGACCGCCGGCGGCACGATGGAGGACGTGACCATGAACCACATCTTCCTGACCGACTGGGTCCACTACGCCCCGATGAACAAGGTCTATGCCGAGTACTTCCCCGGCGACAAACCGGCCCGTTACTGCATCCAGTGCGGCCTGGTGAAGCCCGGCTTCGTGGTCGAGATCGCGTCTGTGGCGCACGTGGGCAAGAAGTAG